Within the Miscanthus floridulus cultivar M001 chromosome 2, ASM1932011v1, whole genome shotgun sequence genome, the region ttagcaacaattatattttacccaacatctttcatgcaaaccctagtccaatttcatcaaacataaatttacaaaaacaaaattaataaaaaaactaaaccctagatctagatctacatgcacatgaaacatccataaaactaactaattgttcactaaaatcaagaaatatggaccaaataaaggtatgatcttgtttccctacctaatttaccctagtacattcaaaacttgggtctaatttgcttcataagtagctcaagcaccatagaagagagagaaaagcaaaactctaattactcagtaaccaaccattaaaacttaaaaaaagtatggaatagcatttttttaccttctacaacctctccaccaaaagaTTTGAGATTAAAACATTCCCCTTAGTAGATCAATTTTTGAGAGGCGCCCAAGACCTCTCTacctttttttcacgggttggagtgactaacccgaggaggaagaagggggctgcAGCCATTTATACAacgtgcatttgtaggggcggctggtgattgagccgcccctacaaatcgaacagtagagacggctggtgagtgagccgcccctataaatctacctcatttgtaggggcggctcgtatcaccagccgcccctaccgttagatttgtaggggcggctgaaatcATGTGACCCGAGCtcacccactgtaggggcggttggtactggagccgcccctaaaaaaccattgctaaaaatcgtttttgtagtagtgaaaaaTACTACGCACCTAATAGTTGGTGATGATCAAGTTTCACCACAAGAGTTTAATTCGCAGTTTGGGCCGATCGAATATGAGATTGATAAGTAGTACTTGTAGATCTCTAACCTAGACTCGTCACCCTGGGCGCTTTTTCACCGAAAACCGAacaccgaaaccgaaccgaattgTCGGTAGTTCGGTTTTTCGGTTCGGCTTCGGTTTTTGGTTTTAGAAACATCGGTCATCGGCTCGGTGTTCGGTTCCTTTATAAAACCGAACCGTAAACCGAGAACACCAAACATTCGTCAACTCTTGCCTCTCAGCAGCCCGTGTCCCTCTCCCCGTCCTCTCAGCAGCCCACCTCGGCCCAATTAGCAGGCCCACTCGGCCACTCCACCAGACCACCGCTTCGGCCCCGCCCCCACGCGAGATGACGCGACGAGACAGACACCCGAGCGGGCGAGCGGCCAGGAGCGAACTTGCCCCAAACCCTATCGGGAGAAAGTGACGGCGATGCGATGGCCACGCGAGCGGGGAGCGACATGGGCGGCTGGGTGTGACTCGCCGACGAGCTGCGAGCGCCCGAGTGGAGCACCGAGCTGCGCGGGTGCTGCAGTGGTTGCGAGCGCCCAGTGCCGAAGTGGGCGTGCACCGGCTACGAGCGCCCTGTGCCGGAGCGAGCGAGTGGCGGCTGCGAGTGCCGGAGCTGGCGAGCGGCGCGGCGAGGAGTTgcacggccgcggccgcggcggcagGAGCGACTTCAAGTGAGATCAACGAGGAGCGGAGCAGGTTAGCAGGAAGACTTCGGTCATCTCGGTTTAAACCAAAAAGCCAAATTAGGAAACTGAAACCGAACTCGTCGGTTTTGCATTTTTTGAATAACCGATCGGGTGTTCATCACTGGAAACCGAAGTTTACTAAAACCGAACAAACCAAACTGAattttcggtttaaaccgaatgccCAGTCTGGCAGACTCGGCTCAAACTCGTCGAGTCTTGTGCGTAGGCACAAGTTCGGCTCGTTAGCCGCGTGTGCCTGACCGAGAAAGCAGCGTGTGCTTGTGCTTCGGATGGGGCATAGTAGGCTTTCATCCAAAGAAGGAAACGAACTGAAGAAACAGCACAGAAGAGAAGAAGTATCTGCAGTGGCATAAGAATCGAGTGGTTGGTACCACGAATACAGTGAGAGACCCGGAACTACCCTACCGTGCCAAATTCAGGCACTTGTGGAGCCAGGGAGGCTGCGGCAGCCCTTCCTGCTCCAGACGCTGCCCAACGCTAGGCTGGCCCGGAGGAGGCAGCTGGCGGACCCCGCAGTCGTCGGGGCTGCCGGACTCCGTCGACGACGACGAGAAGCTCGTCCTCGAGTCCACGCTGGACGACGCCTCTTTCTTGGCCGCGGCCGCCTTCTTCGTCCCGGCCGCCCCGAAACACCCTAGAGCCAGCGTCAGCTCCAGCTCGCTCTCTTGGAGAACAAGCGGAGGAGGGGCCTTGTTATTCCCCTGCTGCAACCGCGAGTCGTAGGCGTCGTCCGGCCACGACCTGCTCGAGGCGGCGTCGTTCTCCGCGGCGCGCCGCCTCTCGTCGTCCTCGAGGTTGCATCGGGTGGCGGCGGGCGGCATTGCCATTGTTGCCTCGTTCGCCGCGCCGGCCATCAGTAGCTGCTGGACCCGGTACAGCCGGTGCAGCTCTTGAACCTGAAGAGATATATGGACGCATACATCAGCATAGCTTGTTTTAAGGGACTAGAGAAACGTGATTTAGGAGGCTGATGTTGTGTTCTTGATTAATTTGGTGCTCCAACCTGCTTTATTCTTACCTGTTGCCTGAACGTCTCTTCTTGCTTCAGCATGGCCATCTTCATATGCTCCTTCTCGTACTGCTTCAGATGATACCTTGACATCTTCTCGCCGGCCAAATTAAAGATCGTAGCTTGGTCGTAGCCACAGAAGCTGCAAAATTGAAACCATGAGGTTGAGATGCGTGGAAGGACAAAACGGAAACGGCCATGAGATTGAGATCAGGCTCTACTTACGAGAAGTGGAGAAGGATAGACGACGACCTCTCACTTGGATGCTAGCTTATCGGGATGGAGGCCTCGAAGAACCTTGGGACGCTAGCTTTTCTGTGTTGGACTAGGAGGAGGGTAGGGTTAGCTAGGGGCACTTAGCTTTCTCAACACTCCACGACCTGCTATTTTAAAGGCACAGCACAGAGGGGGGGATGCAGTTTGGATTGGTCACTGCGTATTGAAGCATCTGCGAGCTGCTAGCGGGGATCGATCGGAGGAAGGAATGATATGCCCGCCCCCACGGCCCACCACAAAATTTGCGAGCGAAGGACGACAGATCGACTAGAAAAGCAGGGAACATAGCAACCCCCACTTGCTATAAATATGTGCATCCATGTATCTATCCACAAATAGATTTATGGGGGGCACTAGCACTAGTTCTAAAAGAATCAGCAGCTAGCGGAGAGACAGGCACAGCTAAAGTGGCCAGGGCAGTTCACATGTGTGCATGCTTGCttgcctgcccgcccgcccggcctGGAATCATGCTCCTAACTTGTTGACATCACACACCTCCACTCAGGAATATATAAATGGTACGGACGCCCTTTTGATTTCCCaatcttgttgaattgtcatccCCAGATCAGTTCAGTTATATCTTCCTCTTCTGGATCTGTGGATCTTGTGGGCATCAGTGTGACAGTGTCATCCTCTGGAAAATGACCATGATGTTCAGGCAAAAAGAACTaacttagggcctctttggcacggcttatgccggcttcggcttcatctattttgcgcaaatcgaggcactgtagcgtgaagccgttttgtaagccggagttaaaatgaactagaagccgggaaaAGCCAATTTTTTCTGgtttcaccggctttggcttcaccggtgaagccgttttggataagccgtgccaaagggggccTTATCATATCTCTTGGACTTATAATTAGACTAGACATATATACAAGTTCATGAACTGGTGCTTATGTATAGGTTAGAATCTTATAGAACATATAAGTATTAGAAATCTGTGTATAGATTGCTTATATATATTTGCTTTCTTTTTGTTTGTTTTCTAATTTCTGATAactgccacatatatatatatatatatatatactatgtaaAATTTATATGGTTGTGATAAACTTCAGTTACATCTATGTACATAGTTTTTCCCTTTGCATGGCACCTCCCTTTATCTTCATGTGTTCAGTTGTAACATTA harbors:
- the LOC136539509 gene encoding uncharacterized protein — encoded protein: MSRYHLKQYEKEHMKMAMLKQEETFRQQVQELHRLYRVQQLLMAGAANEATMAMPPAATRCNLEDDERRRAAENDAASSRSWPDDAYDSRLQQGNNKAPPPLVLQESELELTLALGCFGAAGTKKAAAAKKEASSSVDSRTSFSSSSTESGSPDDCGVRQLPPPGQPSVGQRLEQEGLPQPPWLHKCLNLAR